The sequence CGGCAACAGATTAGCAGACCTCGACCACTGAATAGAACAAGGGAATTAAGAATTCTTAGAAAAAAACTAAATCCGTAGGCCCACCACACCATAATTAGAGGACCCACCAcaccataatttatttattttttttctaggCTAAAGCCGGACCCAGGCCCCTACCCGAATCCAGCCAGTTGGATTAGCCCCATTGTTAGACCCAACCACGCCAAACCCCTATACAACTAATAATTTAAATACAAACCTCTATGGTGGGGATTGAActcctgacttcctccttactagAAAATTTCTTATGGTAGTATTAAGACCAATCTGGAAAATTGCTTACAACATTTGGAATGGATCACCAAGAACCAGTTCAACATTGATAGAGGAAAGGACTTAAGAGAAGCCAAAAAGAAAGTTGAACACTGGCAGAACATACATGAATGCTTCTGGAAGACTAAATGCAGGGATTAGCTTATCAAATCAGGTGACAAAAACACAAGCTTCTTCCACTTATCTGCCAAGAAAAGATACAGAAGAAATAGAATTGATTCTATACAACAAGCTGATGGAACTTGGCTCCACAACAAGGATGAAGTAGCTCTATGCTTCACAAATCATTTTGCAAACATGGCCACTGTTGAACCTATAACCATCAACCAATCCCTCATTGATCTTATCCCCACCACTATCACAACCTCTGACAATAATAACCTTCTAAAGATTTCTGATGCCATAGAAATCAAAAATATCCTCTTCAGTATGGTTGGTAACAAAGCCCCAGGTccaaatggttttcctccaaatttCTTCCAAGCCAACTGGGATGTAGTGGGGGAAGACATTATAACTATGGTCCAAAATTTCTTTACTTCTGGATATCTTCTCAAAGAAATGAACTCTACTTTTATATCCCTCATCCCCAAAACTGATAGCCCTACTACTCCATCTCATTTCAGACCTATATCCCTATGCAATACcacatacaaaatcatttccaaacTCTTAGCTCAAAGATTAAAACCCCTTCTACCCAACCTTATATCACCTTTTCAATCTGCTTTCATCCATGGCAAACAAATCTCTGATAATATAGCCATTGCTCATGAACTAATTCATCATATGAAtacaagaaaaggaaaaaaaaggagaaaatggtacTATGGGAATCAAGATAGACATGGccaaagcttttgatagggtCAATTGGGAATTTCTGCTACAAGTCATGAAACAAATGGATTTAGCTCCCAATGGTGAAATCTAATTCAACAATGCATATTAACCACCCACTTTGTTGTTCTTGTGAATGGTTCTCCTGGAAAATTCTTCAAACCTACCAGAGGTCTAAGACAAGGAGACCCCCTCTCTCCTTACTTGTTCCTCTTCTGCATGGAAGCTCTATCTAGATACCTCACCAATACTGAAGCTCAAGGTCTTATTCATGGAACCAAAGTCTGCAATGGAGAACCTGCAATAAACATTTACTGTTTGTTGACGACTGTATGATCTTCTGCAAAGCAAATATGGAAGAATGTAATAACTTGATCAAGATCTTTCAAGATTTTTCCAAATCAGGTATTTTCTTCAGCAAGAACAAAACTCCAAGCATTGAAGACAACATAAGTAACACTATGAAGGTTCAGATGATTAACACTGCTGACAAGTATCTGGGATCTCCTCTCTTCACCAACAGAAGAAAGATTCAGGCTTTCCAACCAGGTGTGGACAAACTAAAACTTAGACTTGCAGGCTGGAAATCAACTTTATCTACAGCTGGGAAAGTTACTATGATCCAAACTGTCACCTCAACATCCAGCATATACCAGATGAACTGTTTCAAGATTCCAAAGGGCACCTGCAAAGAGATAAATGCTATCCAAAGGAATTTCTTTTGGAACAAAGATCAAGACAAACCAAAAGGCCTATTCTACATTGCTTGGGATGCTGTCAATAAACCAAAGGAGTTAGGAGGATTGGGATTCAAAAACATGGAATACTTCAACCTTGCCATGATCTCAAAAATTGCTTGGAGACTTATAAAAGAACCAAACTCCTTATGGTCCTCTACCATGAAAGCCTTTCATTTTCCAAACCAGGAAGTCATCAGAATGGATGTCAAGCCAAAGACAACagattcttggatttggaaaggaattCTGGAAGGAATATCTCACATTCAAAAATATTATGTTTGGAAAATAGGTGATGGTACTAAAATCCACATTTGGGAGGACAGATGGATCACAAACCTCCCTGACATTCTCCAAAAACCAACCCACTGTCCTCAAAACCTGGAAACTGTTAATCAACTTCTCAATACCCAAAGAGAGTGGGATCATAATGTTCTAACTCTCTGGTTCACTCAAGACATTCAAAACCTGATCCTTCAGACAAACCTTTATCCAAATACTGAAGATACAATACAATGGAGCTTAACCCACTCCAAGAAGTTCACTGTCAAATCTCTCTATGACAAACAGATTAATGATAAGTATGCTAATGACACTCACACTTCTCCGTGGAAgaacatatggaaacttgatacAACACTGGCTATTCAGCTTTTCATTTGGAAGTGTGCTCATGGAATCCTCCCAACTAATGCCAAGTCTGCTGGCATTCTGAACTACATTGATCCCATCTGTACTCACTAAAAGTGTGCTGCTGAAGACATTACAAATGTCCTTCTAGCTTGTCCAGCTGCCTCTGATGTCTGGAAACGTCTCTTTGGGGataatcatcaactcttcacTGCTCACAACTCCTTTCATGCTTGGTTAAACTGTTGGTTCCTCCCTAACAATCCCACTACTAGCTGGAATACTACTTTTGCTACCATTtgctggttcatttggaaagcTTGATGTGATCTAGTCTTCAGAAACATTGCTCGGaatgctgctgctactgctctGAAAATCACTCAGCATCTATGCACCTATAGCAGAGTGATTCATAATCCAGGACATGTTTTAAACAACATATTTTATCAAGACAATACCAATGATCAGAACCTAAGAAACACCAATCTCAGTAGAAACAACAGAGAAAAGTTTGGCATCACTATTAGCATACACATTTTGGAAGTCAATAACAATATGGCTAATAGTGATCTCCCACACTATACTAACTTCTCCTTTGTGGTTGTTTCTTTCACAGGGCAATGCGTGGGAGCAAGGAACTTCAAGGACCCAAACACTGAACTCAGCAGAGCAAGCAGAGCCAGCAAAGGATCTCAACTAGCACTGACTTGGGGAAAGGAGATGAAAAAGACAAACATCAACTTTGCGGCAGAAGAGGATGATATTTTATAAGCTATTCAAAAAGGTTACAATCTGGAAgttcaacacagattcaaaggAGAACACATGAATGAAGCTAGTCATTTTGAAGTCATTGACTTTGTCTTGGGAAGACTCTTAAAGCTTGATCCCCAGCAACCTAACATTGCTGCTAACTTAGCTAGGATCTCCAGTTCTTCTACCTTATTTCAAAACCTAAACTGGAAAGGTCCTAATTTGAAGTCATTATTACAAGCTTTACAGTTCAGTCCAAACTCTTTTACTCATGATCACTGTAATAACTCTAATATTTTGTTAGGGGATCGTCCTGGTGCTAGTCTTAGCCCAGTTGATCCTACTGTAGTACTCCTGGAGTAGATTGCTCATCCTTGAGCGTATCTCACTCTGTTTTCCTATAAAAAAAAGACTTCCttcttactggagttgatggaaTACCACTGAGGAAATTTTGTTGGGGACGAAGGAACGGACGCCAGTGAAGAGAGTAGAGATCGATTGCATACCATCAAGCAAAAGATGGatggttattttttatttttattcttttgaagTATAAAAGATGGATGGTGTAGATTATTATTATATGGGTTCAGATATCTTCAAAAATCTCTATAATACCCTATTAAATCTCTCCTCACCAATAAATATAGAGACGTCTCCTAACGAAGGAAATGGCCGTAGTTGTTGCTGCCACTTCCCTCTTGTTTAACTCCCCAACCTCTTCTATCCTCCTCACTAGGTTACGTCCTTTCCCCCAAATCTTGCGTTTCTCTCGTTCCTCTTCTTTCCCCCTGTCTTCTCATTCTCATCCGCATCCTCGTAGATTGCGTATGGCTCACACTCTCACTCAGGCCACTCTTGGCCTCACTAAACCTGCAACTATCGACTTTCCTAAGGTCTGTATCTCTATACATATTTTCTGTGGATGCTTTTCTATCAGATTCTTTTTTAATAGATTGtggataattgtttttttttgtggcCTTTTCTTTGGATCTTATTATGATAAAACTGAAGATCATGTGTTTGTAAAAATTCCCAAAAGAGAATCTCGATTTGGTATGCGTACGAGTTTGCTGTCAAtactatttttattgtttatactTCGGATGAAAGGAGCAAGATGTTGGGTTAGGTGTCATTGTGAATTTATGTGGATATATTCATCATGGTTGAGTTCTGTACAGATTAGTTTTGTAAATCTTGATTGTTGTATGATTGTTTCCGGTTTTGTTGATTCGAATTGATATTCTATTCTCTATCTCACTGTCTGTCTCTAGATCATAGATTAACTTTCTTACTTTCAAAGTTGGATCGAATTAAGCCAGTGTGGTAGCCACAAACAAATCTACAATCCTGTAACTAATAAGTGTGGGCCACCCCACATTAACTTTCTTGTAGCAAGAACTATgacggaaaaaagaagaagaagaagttgataacATGTTGCATGCTTCCGAAACCAGAGACTGTATATCCCATTTTTGCCATTGGATTAAGCAAccctttcatgcttcaaaaaaaaaaagagagaaagagaaaaaataataatttctgtGCATTTGGGTGAAGGAAAAACGAGGAAAGAAGAAATGGGGTGGACTTAATTGCATCTTTTTGAAGGAACGGCAATATAGATTGTACATGAACTCTTATGCGGACAACCAATCTTATACATATTTGGCCAATGTTGGATGTAACAATTCCGCATTaatgttaatatttttttctcttttttgttgTGGTTTTATGATCAATTTTTGTTCTTAATGCACGCTTAAATGTTTCTGAAAATCCAAATTTGACTACAGATAGCTTTTACTGCTAAAGATATTGATTTGGTGGAATGGAAAGGAGACATACTTGCTGTGGGTGTCACAGAAAAAGACATGACCAAGGATGAGAACTCTAAATTTGTTAACTTGATCTTGAGAAAGCTAGATACCCAATTGGGTGGTCTTTTAGCTGAAGCATCGGCAGAAGAGGATTTCACGGGGAAGGCTGGGCAATCTACAGTGCTCAGGCTTCCTGGTTTGGGTTCAAAAAGGGTTGGTTTGATCGGTCTTGGGCAGTCCGCCACATCTTTTATAGCGGCTTACAAAAGCTTAGGCGAGGCTGTTGCAGCTACAGCAAAGGCTTCTCAAGCAAGTAATGTCGCTATTGCACTTGCTTCTTCTGAGGGTCTCTCAAAGGTTAAAACCGCTTCAGCAATAGCATCTGGTATGTTATTGTCAGTGCAAAGTTTGGAACTATCTTTGGTGCGTTCCTTTTCACTTTTCACACATAGCTAGTGATTATTGTGGATGTATTTATTGTTTCAGGAGCCGTGTTAGGTGTTTATGAAGATAATAGGTTTAAGTCAGATTCAAAGAAGCCATTGCTTAAGTCCGTAGATATTATTGGTCTTGGTGTTGGACCTGAACTTGAAAACAAGCTCAAATATGCTAGTGATGTTTGCTCCGGGGTTATTTTTGGGCGAGAACTAGTTAATGCACCAGCGAATGTGCTCACCCCTGGTTCGTAAGAATTTCGGTTCTGTTGCATGATTTTGAATTACTTgattattattgttttcttttgcacAAGATATGCACCAGTCTGCATCACATTTAATTAACCTATTCCTATGAATGTCTGAAAAACAATTCACACAGAGCCCACCAACTCTCCCatgcatttttaattttttgtttggttAATACTTCATCTTACTTTAAGTTTTTAAAGTACCGCCCTTTGCCTTTGTTTGTGCTGATGTTTGGAGGAGCAAATTAGTGAGTTACTTTTGTTCGTCTGAATCTTGTAACACAGGTGTACTAGCAGAAGAGGCTTCAaaagttgcttccatgtatagCGATGTTTTTACTGCTAGCATTTTGGATGCTGAACAATGCAAAGAATTGAAAATGGGTTCGTATTTGGCTGTTGCTGCCGCTTCTGCAAATCCTCCTCATTTTATCCATTTATGCTACAAACCTCCTAGTGGGACTGTCAAAACCAAACTGGCTTTAGTTGGGAAAGGATTGACATTTGACAGGTATTGTTCTCCTTAAAAAAATGCTATCTGTGCTGTAGTTTTTCCAACCACGTGAATTAATAACATGATTCTGAATTACTTAGCACTAGAGAAGTTTAAGGGTTAATGGACTACTTTAAGTTATAAGCCCGTAATAAGGATACTAGCCGGTTTTTAATGGGAGTAACGGTAACATAGTTTTCTTATTAAATAATCCTGTCAATTTGAAGATTTAAAAGTACTTGTAATTTCTATTGTTCACTATTGTATTTTGATTGTTcaaccttttgtttttgttttctagtGGTGGTTACAATATCAAGACAGGGCCAGGCTGTTCGATTGAACTCATGAAGTTTGACATGGGAGGCTCTGCTGCAGTTCTAGGCGCAGCAAAAGCCATTGGCCAAATCAAACCTCTAGGAGTAGAGGCAAGATATATTTTCTTGTTATTCTTTCTGGTTGCTTGCAGGATGGAGTATAATGGATGAGGTTGAAGTGCTCTGGTTAACATAGCTAGTATTTGAATTTCCAGGTTCACTTCATCGTCGCTGCTTGTGAAAATATGATTAGTGGCACTGGCATGAGACCAGGAGACATTGTCACTGCTTCCAATGGGAAGACAATTGAGGTACCTACCTTGTCTTTTCATTGTAATTCAAGTTAACTGATGGGTTTTATAGGTTTGGTGTCATGATGCACTCCACACTCTTTAGTTTCTTTTCATAGCCTCAGGGTAGTACCATCTGCTCCATTTATCAATTTGTATGTTGATAGTGTTAGTTTGTTGTTGAAACATGTTATCCAAAAACAATTATTTGGTTATAATATCAGCTGTAAATTTTACCTGGTTTGGCTAGCTGGCTAGATTGTTTCAGTCTTGCAGCCAGAAGAAAATAGTGCCATTGCATTTGAATCAGATGGTTAAGCTGGCCAAATGGAACTGAGTTGCTTTTATGttcctattttttttctttaacatGTGACTAGTAAACACAAAAATGAATCAGTCATCAGTAGCCGGCTTGTGGCAAATGCCTACTACTTGATTTAAGGAATTTCTAGCTCCTTAATTGTGTTTGGCATTACTTTTTGATGAGTGAAATTTGGGATTCAGGGCTTTGCTTTGCCGTCTCGAGGATCTTGATTATTTTCTTTGAACCTGCAGATTAGCATTTTTAAAACTTTGTTGACACGGGATTCTGTCTATTTTGCAGGTAAACAATACTGATGC comes from Papaver somniferum cultivar HN1 chromosome 7, ASM357369v1, whole genome shotgun sequence and encodes:
- the LOC113299153 gene encoding leucine aminopeptidase 1-like, with the translated sequence MAVVVAATSLLFNSPTSSILLTRLRPFPQILRFSRSSSFPLSSHSHPHPRRLRMAHTLTQATLGLTKPATIDFPKIAFTAKDIDLVEWKGDILAVGVTEKDMTKDENSKFVNLILRKLDTQLGGLLAEASAEEDFTGKAGQSTVLRLPGLGSKRVGLIGLGQSATSFIAAYKSLGEAVAATAKASQASNVAIALASSEGLSKVKTASAIASGAVLGVYEDNRFKSDSKKPLLKSVDIIGLGVGPELENKLKYASDVCSGVIFGRELVNAPANVLTPGVLAEEASKVASMYSDVFTASILDAEQCKELKMGSYLAVAAASANPPHFIHLCYKPPSGTVKTKLALVGKGLTFDSGGYNIKTGPGCSIELMKFDMGGSAAVLGAAKAIGQIKPLGVEVHFIVAACENMISGTGMRPGDIVTASNGKTIEVNNTDAEGRLTLADALVYACNQGVDKVVDLATLTGACVVALGPSVAGIFTPSDDLAKEVTAASEISGEKFWRLPLEESYWESMKSGVADMVNTGSRPGGSITAALFLKQFVDEKVQWMHIDMAGPVWNDKKRAATGFGVSTLVEWVVKNSS